accCTTGACCTAAGAAGCTAAGtgttgccccctttagcagaaataacttcttgtaggcattttgcataatattcttccagttgcaagatgtttgaaggtgttcttgcatgtactgcccgtttcaaatcccctaCAGAATTTCAATAGGATTCAAAtacgggctttgactaggccattccataatcctccatttcttctttttgagccattccttggtggatttgctagtgtgcttaggatcattatcctgttgtaaggtccacttttggttcaacttcaacttttggaacacctggtctttgcctatatgctcattggcaaactgtagtctcgCAACGGCTTTTTCCtagcatgcctcccatgcaggtaaAATTTGTGCAATATCtttgattgtagaagcatgcactttgacaccaacagttacaagacttactagcagatcctatGATGAAATTGGGTTCTTGGATACTTTTTTtggcatcagatggtctgctcttgggctgaatttgctgggacggccagtcctggacaaattggcaatcatttgaaatctgcgccacttgTAGATAATTTTCCTTGCAaaggaatgatgtatttaaaataattcggagatctttttaaatcccttgccagtcTGAAGGcattacagaactctttagatcttggcatgaagCCACCACACAgttcaatagcaaagggaacaccagacactagatatgagaggggtataaataagacaggtttcACCTGCACTCCCCAAACAGCTTCTAATCACTGGTACCCCAtcatgaacacctgattctaattttatggatttgaatgtgatataaatgcaggggtgtacttactttttccatgtgactgatctgttttttgttcatttaaattgtgaaaattactacaaaaggTAAATGTTATGTATCATTTGacagagtgtatcaactttattaataggcactgtttcaaagaggatcaaatgttggcttgtccaaatatgtcaaaaaagccaacaatttccatcaggtgtacttatttttttatacatgaACGTATAAAGCAGTTACCATAGATATATGAATGGTACCTGCTTTACAGTTGGTTTATGCATTCCACATTCAGTGTTGTGTGAACAAGAGATAAAAAGGGTGCATGGTCCTTGGATCAAGATGAAGCTACACAACCTTTTACGTGTACAATAAGGTGACATGCAACATAAAGTGGCAAGCTACAGTAACACGATAAGGCAGATTTAACCACGCAGCAATTACATATTCTGTTAAAATCCAATATTTGAAAACCTCTTGCTCCATCACCCACCCGCAACTGCAGCATTGAGTAGTGTGAATGTACTGACTCACCACATAGCACTCCTCACACTCTGGCGTTCCATCACGGTCATAAAACTGCATTCCCTGCAGGGGGCGCTGGCAGGTTACACAGCAGAAACAGTGCGAGTGGAAAAGTTTGTCCATTGCCCTGACTGCTGGCTGAGACCTGGAGAGAGCCTCTCCACACTTTCCACACACCTCTGAACACACATGGATGGTTAGATTAATTAATCCATTAAAACCACGAATGCACAAAACACTGATAAAACACCATCAACAGACACATGCACAAGGTATGTGAGTGGACACTACTCCTAGTGACTCGTTTGTGCTTTAGTATGTACAGAAGTGCACCTGCATTTATTAATCATATTAGTGCATAGATAACAGTACAACCCATTAATATACTTCAACTACATTCAATACAGTGTGTGAAAGTGGAGAGGTGAGCTATTTCTGTCACCTATGCGCTGCTCTCTCCTATTAGTATTAATAACTGAATATGAAATGGATGTTTGCAGGAGACTGAGACTACCTGTAGGTGCAGAGGTGATAACTGGGGCACGATTGTCCATGTCTTTAATGAAATCTTTGGTCATCCTTTCCAGCTCTTCAACTTCTCGCATTGAGAGAGGAACACCACCAGGGGGTGCACCTGCTCCAGGGCCTTTTGGTTGTGCAGCCTGAAGAGATAAGTAAAAGACCTTACATTTGTCTGTAAAACTGTTACGAATGTGTTTGATGATCATGTGTACTTCATAAAACAAATTCACAACACAATCACCGCATGCACTTTGAAAATGTAGGATTTCAGGCATTGAGGTCTCTCTTAATGCTGGTTACTACATGCAAATTTGAACagcaaaaaattatatatgtacattAATAAATAGTTTACGATGTTTTGAAATGCACACGGGAGTACTAAAATGGCCACTGGACAAGTCTGAACCTTTACACTTTTTCCCCCGAAATGGCATGAATATCCAGCATCCCATACAGCTATCCAGCTAGTTAAGTGCTAGTGCACTCATTTTACAGCCATAATTTGGATTGTTATATATTCGAAAAATTAGTAGCTAAACCTGTCCAAACATCCCATAACAACCATGGTTTTGTTCTGCATGATCATTACCCAAGATAGCCAAATAGCTTAGAATGTATGTTTTGTGAATGTATGTCTTGTTATAAGGCCTGATATATGCGGGTTTGTGCTGTTATGAACATTTTTATACAGATGTAGGAAGAAACAATTGACCAATCTGTATAATTAGAATCAGCCAATCAAGAGGAAGTTATTAAAatggttttttaaatatttatttatttatttattttaagtttaagggctCCCATACTTGGAGTGCAATCTTAAAGATCTTTATGACACATCTGAATGACTATCACTGAAGTGATAAACTGATAAAGCCCCTCCAAAGACCTTCAAATAGTGGTCAAAAATCTACTTTTATTACTACCTACTGCTAAACAGACTCACCTTGGACGGGGTTGGACTAGCCATCGGTTTGCCATATGGTGATACTGTGGAAGTGGGAGATGGTGCTGGTTTAGGCTGTGGAGATACTGGACGTGGAGATGTTTTCTCCTGATTGACTGGAAGGGAGGCTTTGGTGTTACTGATAGCTGGGCCAGGGGTGGGGACACTtgctggaggtggaggaggaccTGGTGGTGCAAGAGGTGGCGGAGGGAAAGAGATGTGAGAGGTGACTTTGGAGGCAAGGTTAACCCCTTGTGGAGCGGTAGAACTCGTTTTGTTTCCAGGTTTGGGGCTCAAATTAGAAGCTGGCTGGCTGGGAGTGAATGTGGTCTTTAGAGTGGCTGCAGGTCCTTTACCCAGTGGTGCTCCAGATGCTGGAGCAGAGGGTGCACTTGTGCCACCTTGTCTCAGTGTGGTACGAGCACGTAGCTCTTCTGCCCAGGGGGCAGGCGGAGGGCGATCCTGCAGCTCTGGTGGGGGCAAGAAGGACAAGGAGGGTTTAGGGGCTGTGGGAGGAGGAGCAAATGGCTTTGGGGTAGGCACTGATGACAGCTGACTGGACACCTGGACCACAgacatgcaaatataaaaatcaagCGTCAGTTACAACAATGATCTGATTATGATGAATGATTAAATATAGTTTTTTGCATTGTAATGTTACTGCATATTATCAAAATTAACTGGTTAAAAGCTACAAGTGAATGGTAAGATTACAAATCTCAAAAGGACATGTATattcagtgccctccactaatattataACTATATTTGacaaatattttttgataaacctgtgttttgtttgcaattgtttatccattagagcagagtatttttgtgaatttttaacaaaagatcaaaaaggttaaacaatagagaccatttttcacagcctttctttgttcatatttaccaagggtgctaatatcagtgaagggcactgtatcttTGTACCTTTGGGTTGAAAGGTCGTCTTGTTTCCATTTCTGATAACATATCAGTTAGAGAGTCCAGCTGTCGGTCAAAACTAGTCTGCTTCTCCAATGATTTCTATATAAAGGAGGGTACATTTTTCAACAATAAAAAGAGACGTGAAAAAGAGCACTTGATAACTGCACAGGAAATATTGTAAGAATAACATACCAGAGGAAGGAAGAGTGATAACAACAGATAAACTAAGAGGGAAGAAAATAGGCCTGTTGTAAAATGCCCCTTTAATTAACAGCCAATTAAACACATCTGATCAAATTACTAAAGAAAACACcaataaagtgaaatgaaacTGGTAATGACAGCAACAAAATTAGATCCTAAAGCTCAAAAAGCACACTGCCATGCAGAAGTATTTGAACTACTGAGGTTTCAGAGTAATTTACTCAGTTAGTAAAGCCTGTTTAAACTGAATGCTGTAAGATTATCAGTGCTGAAAGgcaaaagtaaacaagtaaactACTTCAGAGGCTCCACTGGAATTTATAGGATAACTGCATACATGAGCGGGTTTCCTATTAAGCTGTATGCTGAGTGTATATCACgggaataataaataaatcacacacccAGTAGATTATGTGTTCAAATAAGCCTATTGCTGAAAGCAATATATTCAATATCATCATATAgcacactgtatgtgtgtgtgtgtgtgtgtgtgtgtgtgagagagtgagtgagggagagagagagagcgagagaaagaaaatgtgatttatttatctcAACGACTGCCTGCATTACTGCCATACATTCAGGACTCAAGATGCAAATGCCACATCTATAATTAAGGTAAGTTTAACCCAGGAAGAAATATATGATGCAGCAACAAGTATGCCAATGTCAAAATTTTGGTTGCAGTGTTAAATCAATATTATGATGCATTAAACCCCTGGCAACTTGTTTTCATTATTTGCTTTTTTACTATTACCTACCTGTGGCCATCTGCAAAAGAAATAACACTTAAGTTGAAAGATTTCTAAATGTCTCCCCCGCCATCGTTTTCTACTGGCCAAATTGAGTGGGATGGGGCTATGGGTCAGGTCTACCAAAGTATCAGTCAGAATTAGTCACTACGGCTGCTCTTCCTTTAGCCCAATTCCAGAAACTAAAGGAACTTCTTTCCTGCTCACTCactactcacacacccactctatGTGGGTGACAAACTGCCTGGGTGACAGTTAGCAAAACTGCATCTAGCAGCATTTTATATCCACACTGCAGTAGAACTATACCTCAGCACATCACACATTGAAGTATGAAAACAAAAGCCACCCCGCTTTTCTAGTACTAGCACTTTGAGTGATTAACAGTTCCATGCACAACCATCAAGTGTTCTAAGGTTGATGAACTGTCAGGAGCTGGAATTCACAGACCATGTTGACAATGCTGGCATTTCTGCCTctgggtggtggtggttgttttttttttttttaccccactGTTTTTTTCATCCAGTGTTTCTGGGGGCAAAGTGGTAGGGCTCATAAAACCTTCTGGTTTAGATAAACAGATTTTCTTCAACTCTACCATTGGTATTGTTTATTAAGTGacaaatattaaatgtcaagtatttttaacatttgaaaACATGTTGCCAGTGGCCTTAAAGCCTCTggtacaaattattatttttatttatttatttatttatttattttttttacacatagcCTTTCCAAGTCTACTCCATTTGACACATACACAGGCGGTCGACGCATGtgcattacgacaacttgcactacccctcctagcctacaagagtcagtacagagcagtaaagcaggtcttctggtgtgaaggatgacaacgaagaagaatcacaacatgAACATtgcttgggcaatctctcgccacatttagcacccatatacaaatccttatactctttaatGCTACAATTATATAAATGTGGGTACTTTAACCTGCACTTGTTTCAGTCTCTGCTGGGtcactgctgccaccttgtggaacaactaaatagtgcagaAGAATTAAACGTGCATGTGCGACCGTACAAAGTACGCACGGTTAGAAAAATCTGCCGCATGAACTCTGCTGAGACAAAATTTGCATCATGCGTACTGTACGCCGTTCCTAGCATACGTGTAAAAAGTGAAGTATACTTTGGGCTTTTTTCATGTGGTCTGAAACCACATGAAGCCTGTCCGTGTTCTTACCTGAAAACTGACACCGGTGCCAGACTCTGGGAGCGGAGGTgcaggagggggagggggaggaggtggaggaggagcgGGAGAAGAATCTGAGGGCATGAAGCTTACATCTTCAGGAGGAGCTGGGAGGGGCAAGTCTTCTGCAactgggggagggggagggaatgCAGGGAGAGGGACCTCAGTGGGTGTGAGATGACATTCTGGGGGAGGGGCTGGCAGCTCTGCGTCCactggaggaggagggggtggaAAATCTGGCCAGGAGAGGTAGTGGATTGGTTTAGAAACATGCCAGTCATAACAATAACCAAccaccaaataaataaacagatcatCTTTACTGCCATGTTCATACTGCAATAGCCTCAAAAAACCTGCTATTTAGCATAAAACTATAAGCGCCAAGAGAGAGCAGTGTGTCCTCTCAAAGTTAAAAGGAAACTTATTAGGAAGCGATATTAAACAGCGGGTTAAATAATTTTCATAGCAATGATTAAATAACTAGTCATGGTGCATGCAGCTATGACTCACTCACaccattaattaatttaatacatttagtaATCTCTCTCTTCTAATTGGAAAATTAATATTCAGTACatcatatgtttaaaaaaaaaaatttatacaaATTTGTTCTCTCACTACAAGAGGATGCTTGGCTCATTGTAAAACTCGTACACTGTTGTTTTTCAACTTTGTTTCCAACCTCACCATTTTCACTGCTTTTCGGGTATGTGTGGGAGGTCACATGGAACATATTGTAACTGGTTGCAGCCAGGCCCGTCACGATAATTATGTTATCGACGTAATCGTATGATATAGGGACATGACCatcatttttgctgacctcAATATTGCCCATTATGTTTACATACGAAGGAATGTCACCAACATTTGAACCATTCCTGCTGCTTCTGATAATAAAAATTTTGGAAACATTTAAGTGAAAAATTCAAGTTTTTCAGCCCTAGTCTGCTCTCTGTGATGGAGGCAGGGCTTAGGCAGCGCTTCCCATGTCAACAACTCAGAGAATGATCATATCTTTCACACGTGTGCCTTGTTACCACAAGACCTATCCACATAGCTAGGAATTTATATTCAGCTTTGATGCTCATTGAATATGAGAATTGAATATGGAATTTGCTGCCAATTCTGAACAATCCATACCAGTCATCCCATAATATGTGTCATATGGTATTTTCACCCAAAATAATGAAGTCCCTAAATGGTGACAGAAATGAGAATATTTGAAAAGGCAGACTTACCATCGCTAATGGACGAAAGAGGTGGTGGAATCTCGCCAACCCGACCAACTGTAGCTGTGCTTGCAATTGACGAGGAGAAGGTTGGAGGCTGTGATTGGTTAGACAATCCTTTTGGTCGAGGAGGGGCCACGGAGGCAAACTTTTTCGGCTGATTGTAGAAAGAAGGCGCGTTGACTTGGAAAGACAGGGAAGAAGTTACAATTAAGGGCTTACTGCCATTGGAGTCCTCCATCTTGTTCTGTGTAAATAGGGAAAAATAACAGGTAAAGAAAAGCCATTCTAGCCATTTGCCCAtagattcttttctttttcatggcATTAGCACACTCAAATTACTGAAGAAATTATTTCTGACAGTCTGAATGATGGAAAAACACTTCCACCAACAAAAAAGCCATTTGTAAGACTATTACTCCAAATTGGGTCATGACTCAAGGCTACAagtttcatttactttcactgaAATGATGGGAGATGAAGGTGCTGAGTCATTCAGGTTGCGTGTGTCAATGCGTTTGCGATCCCTTTTTCCACATAAGAGTACAGCAAAGAGCACTACACTATTAAAAAAGGTAAAGTCATCAGAGAGGGCAAAGCTCCTTCCTGCAGCATTTCTACCGTTTATCCACTGAATAGACTAAACTTGTACTGACCCCGAGTCTGTTCGTAATAGCATCAGTATAGAGGATAACTAATCTGAATATAGCGTGACTGCTGTATTTCATTTACTCTTGGCTTTCCCACTTGTTTATCTTTAGATTTTGAGATGGTTTCTTGGTTGTTTGAGTTGTTCATGTCTGCGGTTTCATTTCCAGCTTGTTTTGGGAATGTAACTCATccatgaagtcatttttcattgttttttattacaaatctTTAAAACGATAGGGAAGAATTGAActctgaccaaaaaaaaaaaaaaagatttacattGTAACATTTAACCTACATATTTTTCATACTACTAAAACTTTTGATAGATTATTCTCAAATCTACAGCGAACTCTGTTGTAAACAAGATACTGTTGTGATGATGTATGAAATGTGTGTTCATCCTCAGAGCAGTAGGCCTAGATCATAGCCTTGGATAGTGCAAACCTTTCAAATCACTCATTGTTTCTGAAATGTGGTTAACAATGGCAATACCACTTTATGCAGCCCTGCAATAGCAGTTTGATAGGGGGAACAGAGAAAATATGCAGGGAAGCACATTTACACATCTGCACCTCGACACAGGGAGAGAATGAGTAAGCGCAGCGTACAAACAGAAGCTTGCCTTATACAGTATGTCCATCACATATAAGCACATCACgtgtgctttgtgacatggtgcattaggGATACACTCagataggctgtggcattcaaacaaTGCTCGATTGGTTTTAGGGGGCCCAATTTATGCCAAgtaaacattccccacaccattacacacaccCCAATCAATCTGAACTGTTGACtcaggcaggttgggtccatggattcatgctgttgatgccaaattctgacccatcTGCATGTCACAGCAGAAATCACAATTCATCAGACCGGGCAATGTGTTTTCAACCAATACCAGCTTACCCGGCCAAACTTTGGTGTGCATAAACCAGGCTGTAGCATGCAATGAAGCCAATGGGTCCAACTTACAAATGTCTACAATGCTGCAACCACAAGGAAGTGATTGCTTATGTTGTACTTAAAATTTCCCTTACATCATCTCTATTTCTGGAGACCTACCATCCTACAGAGCTTACTTCCAACACACCTGGCACTAATGTTCAAATGCTGCTGTGAAAGGCTTGTGATAAACAAGATAAGCTCTGTGGGGAAACCACAAGCCTTTCTttccaaacatttttaaatatttccatTGACAGTGTTCTGATGTTCTCAAGTGCAGATTTACAATGTTGAAAAACACCCCATTTTTGTACAGAGATTCTTtcagtggaaaaataaatatgtacaaaCTGATCCTCTAACTATGGttacacaagtaaaataaaaaccctcATTTTTGTTACACCAACGTGACAGTCATGCTATGCTCCAAGTCTTTCACAATTCATTAGTGGTAGTCATTTGTCACAACCAAGCTGAAGATCCAAAGTTAGGCAAATCAAAGCGATACTGCTGCATTAGTTGTTGATTCCCAGCATCAGCATGGCTCAGTGTCAAGCACTTCATGTTCTGGCATGAGTAAAACAGCAACATTTTCCAAAAGGCATTTCTGAAATGCTGAGGTCATAAAAACAAGGGGCAGAATTCTGCTCGCTCAGAGCTTGATATAGCAAACTCCGATATAAAAAGAGATTTAAGAACAGAGATCAGTACAGCATTTCAAAGTGCagtgagaaataaaaaagtgtttGGGTGGGGGGACAACATCAAACCTCATTACTGAAACTTTCTCAGTGTACAGCTCTTGGGAAATTTCTTGgatcatgtttatttcattaacTGGCATTCATCATCTAACGTTAAATGTTTAACGCAATGCGATCTTTCCCCCTCAGGGAAACCTATTAATATACAACTGACTTGCACTCATTTCTGCAAGGAACCTGTATATGAATGTGTACAGATGAGTCTCAAAATAGTGAGCACAAAATTACAAATCGCTAGCCCAAGCACCCAGGACAAACAGATTTCGTTTTCTTTAGCTTTTTGTTTGTAGTTGCTCGGCGAACAAGTAGGTTCAACAAGCCTACTTCCCAATGACTTTTGCAAACCAAAGTTTTTCATTTGGTAtgcatgtttaaatgtaatgcatttcaCATTGAGACATGCTTCAATGCTGTAATTATACGGTGTATAGTCTGGCTGATGGTtgaagttttcttttttgtcaccTTGAAAAACGCTAGTCAGACtcaaatattttttactttcGATAGAAGAAGAGAACACCACAGTTCATAGATAAAATCAACAAACTGGTGAATTGTTGTAGAGGTCACAAAGACAATGTGGCATGCTACATTGTTATCAGGAGGAactagttctctctctcttccctagGAATTCATACAATTGTTTGTTTCCCTTGGTCTGTATTAATGAATAGGGGTGTcataatgcaaaaaaatgtgACTATGTGCATTGCGGGAATGTGCAACTCTATTAATTAATTCTATGTGGGTAATCGACATAGTATTAATTATGCATCTATTGTAATTAGATGGTTTGATTACAAATCTATGCAATTAAAAGCATATCACATGATCAGCCCAATAGCTCCGGATCACAATAATCAACATGTATTATGTGTTATATTGTTACCACTAAGAGAGCTCTTCCGTAGCTTTCAAATGACACTAGCCTCGTGCCACTGCAATCTACAGTGTCCGAGAAGGAGCTCGTGGAAATCTGGCATTTTAGAGGGTTAAAAGGACACCTCAGGTCCTGCCATGAAGCTCGTTATGTTTCAATCAATCATTTTCCCTGGCTCAGAGtctttgtttattcaatcaaaCTTTTGGGAGAacttataaatgtttatttttaagatatgtTGACTCTGTGGTACATATTGTTCACAATATTAAATCTCTCTTCAAAgcaatttttgatttatttaattttatacagACAGAAATTTATCATTTTAGTCATCATTTTAATTCACTcaaattttgttaaaaatattcagAGAATTGAAGAAAGTGAAGCTCATATCGTGAATCGAACTATAACGGAGTGTATCGTTACACTCGTATTAATTAATGAACTGAATTAATGAGCTGGTCATATGATGTTACGTTCCGTCACCACATTTTAGACTATTCACTTAGGTATCCAAGTATCCAAAAGATATTACTGGGCAGCACACCAGAACTTCCACTTGCTTTGGGCATAAATAGCCATCTAACTCGCCATTAATGGCATGCTGCCTTAGGATCATCATGAGCCTTGTTATTATCCATAATGACAGCAAGTTTATGGTTCAGTCTTTCAGAGAGTTACCGATATGCACTGTATTCCACACAAGAATGAATTTTTAGTGTGAAAGTTTGTCTCTACAGCAAACAAGAATGTACATTATTCTTCTTCCATAACAAATGTGGAGGCACAGATCAGTAGCTACGATAATCACAATAGTTATAGATATAACAAGCATTACTTTTTTCTAAAGGCTATATCTTGTTTGCCGACTAAACTGAAATGCTGTTGGTTACAAACCTGAAAGACCAACACCAGCTTTCATGCTAGCATGCGTCTCCCTTGGCTTTAATACTGTTGTTGTAAAGTTCAGACATAATACCTTCTtctatattttacttttaatagGAAAACTTCCAGACAAACATACTGCTCTTTTTATGGCCAAACAGAAAATGTTGTGCaaactttaaaaacatttcaacttTAAACAGGCATGGACATCTAATACGATGCCATGAATTAAAGATAATGTTTCTGAAACTGGCGTGGTTCTTTATGCAAATTATGTAAGCACCAATTGCTGTTCAAATGGCCAAAAGGAAGCCTGCTGGTTTGGACCACAGAGGGTTATTATGAAAACCCCCTGATTGGACTCACGATGACCCTCTTCCCTTTAATCCATCCACTGCTTTGATCTCTGGAACAATCATTGTGTCTACACTTCTCTGTACTGCCTTCCAAACAACTTCTAAAAACAAGCCATGTGGATGTGAAGAATTATAGTGTAGGTCAGAGACCAAGATTCTCTGCTTTTGAATCATCACTGCAGCACACAGCTTCATGAACAGAACAACGTCAGTTTTGAAGAAAACCTAAATAAGTGAAAGATGAAGGTACAGATGAACTATTCAAACAGGTCAGCCAATATGAGGTGTGAGCCAGTTCTTGACCACTAGAGAAGTTATGCCAAGGATATATCCATGATTaacaaaatgagaagtgttGTGAAGACTAAAATCAAATCCATGTCAGTAATGAGGAATCTGGGGATAGCTCTATGGTTCTTCTGGGCACAGATTCCTTACGTTTTCCTAATCTAAACCCCGCCTCTAACTTGGAAGGCAAGGCAATATACAGTTAAGATGTAACTATAGCATTCTTATCTTTTTCCTTTATCTTGTCAGAGACTGAATTATTCTGTTTGGCTGAAAACTGTATTAACATCAGGCATAACGCTACTGATTGTAAATGTGAAACATATGCTATACCAGCTGcagttcattttttctttttgaccCAACGCATTTTTCCGCACATTTCTTCAATTACGCTACATTATGCCAAACACTGGCTGATTCA
This Ictalurus furcatus strain D&B chromosome 1, Billie_1.0, whole genome shotgun sequence DNA region includes the following protein-coding sequences:
- the zyx gene encoding zyxin — its product is MEDSNGSKPLIVTSSLSFQVNAPSFYNQPKKFASVAPPRPKGLSNQSQPPTFSSSIASTATVGRVGEIPPPLSSISDDFPPPPPPVDAELPAPPPECHLTPTEVPLPAFPPPPPVAEDLPLPAPPEDVSFMPSDSSPAPPPPPPPPPPAPPLPESGTGVSFQKSLEKQTSFDRQLDSLTDMLSEMETRRPFNPKVSSQLSSVPTPKPFAPPPTAPKPSLSFLPPPELQDRPPPAPWAEELRARTTLRQGGTSAPSAPASGAPLGKGPAATLKTTFTPSQPASNLSPKPGNKTSSTAPQGVNLASKVTSHISFPPPPLAPPGPPPPPASVPTPGPAISNTKASLPVNQEKTSPRPVSPQPKPAPSPTSTVSPYGKPMASPTPSKAAQPKGPGAGAPPGGVPLSMREVEELERMTKDFIKDMDNRAPVITSAPTEVCGKCGEALSRSQPAVRAMDKLFHSHCFCCVTCQRPLQGMQFYDRDGTPECEECYVNSLAVCSRCGERITDRVLKAVGQCFHAHCFRCTACSCTLEGSPFITDDNNNPYCVPDYHRRFSPLCVSCNEPIVPDPGSEETLRVVALEKNFHLKCYRCEDCSRPLSIEADADGCYPLDGRILCMTCHTKRAKQAMK